The following are from one region of the Candidatus Dormiibacterota bacterium genome:
- a CDS encoding ABC transporter substrate-binding protein, whose protein sequence is MLNQRTAGPPLRLGACLSLSGPYARFGRQAAAGLEAWRRLDGAAEVVVEDDGGDPARLDALLPGVTARCDLLLGPYSTGLMRRAARLIGESGGLLWNHGGAGDDVQAAAPGHAVSVLAPASGYAAPFLERLVTTGGPAPLWLVEGSGRFAAQVCAGAEAAARALGVETVRGAPDGHGEGGWDLLCAGSFEEDVAAVTAARALPRPPRTVGAVAAGVREFGSAVDGPEGVLGVAQWFPGRPAAVDVGPTEPDFLAAYRAVAGTAPDYPAVQAAAAAALAAHCARTAGGLHRQSLWAAACGLACDTLFGGFRIDPVTGAQTGHRTVLVRWTAAGPTT, encoded by the coding sequence GTGCTGAACCAGCGTACCGCCGGCCCGCCGCTGCGGCTGGGCGCATGCCTGTCGCTGAGCGGCCCGTACGCCCGCTTCGGCCGGCAGGCGGCCGCCGGGCTGGAGGCCTGGCGACGCCTCGACGGGGCGGCCGAGGTGGTGGTGGAGGACGACGGCGGCGACCCCGCGCGGCTCGACGCGCTGCTGCCGGGGGTCACGGCGCGCTGCGACCTGCTCCTCGGGCCCTACTCCACCGGCCTGATGCGCCGGGCGGCGCGGCTGATCGGGGAGTCCGGGGGGCTGCTCTGGAACCACGGCGGCGCCGGCGACGACGTCCAGGCCGCCGCTCCCGGCCATGCCGTCTCGGTGCTCGCGCCCGCAAGCGGCTATGCCGCGCCGTTCCTCGAGCGGCTGGTGACAACCGGTGGCCCGGCACCGCTGTGGCTGGTCGAGGGCTCGGGCCGCTTCGCCGCCCAGGTGTGCGCGGGCGCGGAGGCGGCGGCGCGGGCCCTCGGCGTGGAGACGGTGCGCGGCGCGCCCGACGGCCACGGCGAGGGCGGGTGGGACCTGCTCTGCGCCGGCTCGTTCGAGGAGGACGTCGCCGCGGTGACCGCGGCCCGCGCCCTGCCCCGCCCGCCCCGGACGGTGGGCGCGGTGGCCGCGGGTGTGCGGGAGTTCGGCAGCGCGGTGGACGGCCCCGAGGGCGTCCTCGGAGTGGCGCAGTGGTTCCCCGGGCGGCCCGCCGCCGTGGACGTCGGTCCCACCGAGCCGGACTTCCTCGCCGCCTACCGGGCGGTGGCCGGGACCGCTCCCGACTACCCGGCGGTGCAGGCGGCGGCGGCGGCGGCGCTGGCGGCCCACTGCGCCCGCACCGCCGGGGGTCTGCACCGCCAGAGCCTGTGGGCGGCCGCCTGCGGGCTCGCCTGCGACACCCTGTTCGGCGGCTTCCGCATCGACCCGGTGACCGGTGCCCAGACCGGCCACCGGACCGTGCTGGTGCGCTGGACCGCGGCCGGCCCGACCACCTGA